A portion of the Staphylococcus felis genome contains these proteins:
- the yhaM gene encoding 3'-5' exoribonuclease YhaM encodes MRNIEKLNPGDTVNHFFLVKSATQGVTAQGKDYMNIKLQDKSGILDTKFWTPSKEDLTTIKPEMIIHVKGDIINFRGNKQLKMNQYRIANEEDHLYAKDFIDSAHLSPEEIKNAMQEYIFEIENANLQRIIRYLLNKYENEFFTFPAASSHHHDFLGGLSYHVLTMLRIARSLCEIYPELNRSLLYSGIILHDMGKVKELTGPVATSYTVEGNLLGHISIASDEVMEVSRELGIEGEEVMLLRHMILSHHGKLEYGSPKLPLIKEAEILHFIDNIDARMNMFEKAFKTTQKGQFTERILGLDRRSFYKPEKLD; translated from the coding sequence ATGAGAAATATTGAAAAGTTAAATCCTGGCGATACTGTAAACCACTTTTTCTTAGTTAAAAGTGCAACACAAGGTGTAACAGCACAAGGCAAAGATTATATGAATATCAAATTACAAGATAAAAGCGGTATTTTAGACACTAAATTTTGGACGCCGTCAAAGGAAGATTTGACGACAATCAAACCAGAGATGATTATTCATGTAAAAGGGGATATTATTAACTTTCGTGGCAATAAACAGTTAAAAATGAATCAATATCGTATTGCTAATGAAGAAGATCATTTATATGCAAAAGACTTTATAGATTCTGCACATTTATCACCCGAAGAAATTAAAAATGCCATGCAAGAATATATATTTGAAATCGAAAATGCGAATTTGCAACGCATTATTAGATATTTATTAAACAAATATGAGAATGAGTTTTTTACTTTTCCTGCAGCGAGCTCACATCATCATGACTTTTTAGGTGGATTAAGTTACCATGTGTTGACAATGTTACGGATTGCACGATCCCTCTGTGAAATATACCCAGAGTTAAATCGTAGCCTACTTTATAGTGGTATTATTTTGCATGATATGGGGAAAGTAAAAGAACTAACAGGACCAGTTGCTACGTCGTACACTGTTGAAGGGAATTTACTTGGTCACATTTCGATAGCAAGTGATGAAGTCATGGAAGTATCGAGAGAGCTTGGTATTGAAGGTGAAGAAGTGATGTTATTGAGACATATGATTTTATCTCATCACGGTAAATTAGAGTATGGGTCACCTAAGTTACCGCTTATTAAAGAAGCTGAAATCCTTCACTTTATTGATAACATTGATGCGCGTATGAATATGTTTGAAAAAGCATTCAAAACGACTCAAAAAGGTCAGTTTACAGAGCGTATTTTAGGGTTAGATAGAAGAAGTTTTTATAAACCAGAAAAGCTAGATTAA
- a CDS encoding YlbF/YmcA family competence regulator, giving the protein MAVNLYDYANNLEQALRESDEYQAIKKAYDKVKSNDESKKLFDEFRETQLKFQQKQMQGEEIAEDDLKQAQDQAQQIEKDENISELMAAEQKMSQVFQEINQIIVKPLDEIYAD; this is encoded by the coding sequence ATGGCTGTAAATTTATATGATTATGCAAACAATTTAGAACAAGCATTACGTGAAAGTGATGAATATCAAGCAATTAAAAAAGCTTATGATAAGGTAAAATCAAATGATGAATCAAAAAAATTATTTGATGAATTCCGTGAAACACAACTGAAGTTCCAACAAAAACAAATGCAAGGTGAAGAAATCGCTGAAGATGACCTTAAACAAGCTCAAGACCAAGCTCAACAAATTGAAAAAGATGAAAACATTTCTGAATTAATGGCTGCTGAACAAAAAATGAGCCAAGTATTCCAAGAAATCAACCAAATCATCGTAAAACCTTTAGATGAGATTTACGCTGACTAA
- a CDS encoding GAF domain-containing sensor histidine kinase has translation MKKPTHLALLKELAEFLNEETEIQSMLDGAINYLIQGSDFTTGWIFFIDDDGKHTLESKFALPKALTNQSCKYMREGTCWCVQAYHNKKLTKASNIINCSRINLASHEYRDETEDITHHATVPLRSGHEQFGLLNVATPHTIRYSDEDLELLESVAFQIGSAIKRIYLTDQEKEAARMNERNRLARDLHDSVNQMLFSLKLTAHAAGQMSKEPTSKQAFHQIEKTSQNAVNEMRALIWQLKPVGLEKGLVHALKEYANLININLAIEVHGLIDLENNIETNVYRILQETINNTKKHAKTDAVLIDLNQNDEGLFIKIVDEGIGFDMANIDEKSHHGLSNMRQRVNILKGHIAIDSYQGTKIQIQIPL, from the coding sequence ATGAAAAAACCCACACATTTAGCATTACTTAAAGAATTAGCCGAATTTTTAAATGAAGAGACAGAAATTCAATCAATGTTAGATGGTGCGATTAATTATTTAATTCAAGGTAGCGATTTTACGACAGGATGGATTTTCTTTATTGATGACGATGGAAAACATACGTTAGAATCAAAATTTGCATTACCAAAAGCATTAACAAATCAATCTTGTAAATATATGAGAGAAGGAACATGTTGGTGTGTCCAAGCTTATCATAATAAAAAACTAACGAAAGCGTCTAATATTATTAATTGCTCAAGAATTAATTTAGCCAGCCATGAATACAGAGATGAAACAGAGGACATTACACATCATGCAACAGTGCCACTCCGATCAGGTCATGAACAATTTGGTCTATTAAATGTTGCAACCCCTCATACAATACGGTATAGCGATGAAGATTTAGAATTGTTAGAGTCTGTAGCTTTTCAAATTGGTTCGGCTATTAAACGCATTTATTTAACTGATCAAGAAAAAGAAGCAGCTAGAATGAATGAACGTAATCGTTTAGCTAGAGACTTGCATGATTCGGTTAACCAAATGTTGTTTTCACTAAAACTAACAGCACATGCAGCGGGACAAATGTCTAAAGAACCGACGTCAAAACAAGCATTTCATCAAATCGAAAAAACGAGTCAAAATGCTGTCAATGAAATGAGAGCGCTTATATGGCAACTTAAACCGGTGGGACTGGAAAAAGGACTTGTTCATGCACTGAAAGAATATGCGAATTTGATAAATATCAATTTAGCGATTGAAGTACATGGTTTAATAGACTTAGAAAATAATATCGAAACAAATGTTTATCGTATTTTGCAAGAGACCATTAATAATACAAAAAAACATGCAAAGACAGATGCTGTTTTGATTGACTTAAATCAAAATGATGAGGGATTATTCATAAAGATTGTTGATGAAGGTATAGGTTTTGACATGGCGAATATTGATGAAAAATCGCACCACGGCCTTTCAAATATGAGACAACGTGTGAATATTCTAAAAGGACACATCGCTATCGATAGTTACCAAGGTACAAAAATTCAAATTCAAATACCGTTATAA
- a CDS encoding metallophosphoesterase family protein, whose amino-acid sequence MVKFIHCADLHLDSPFASKQFSSPNIVKDMENSAYESFKKIIDLALREEVDFVLICGDVFDNRNRTLKSEIFLKEQMERLQKEQIFAYIIHGNHDPLSERITTELPENVTVFSNKVETYQAITKNGETIHFHGFSYQNSESYENKVDEFPTNEDRDVIHIGLLHGTYSKSSESHRYTEFRLEDLNSKLYHYWALGHIHKREQLSDLPEIHYPGNIQGRHFKEQGEKGCLLVEGDHIKFKTQFVPTHFVRFDSAVIEVENTNRQYLYEKIQTFKNSVRHLGRAIYRLQVNVSGDNRFDSQTINQVKEMIADYEENEHHFVFIDELIIHYTELVRTSISKEFPQELLLQDDIYENALQDLYMNPKASKYLDHFQKYDREALINRAENIIYTELKGDE is encoded by the coding sequence ATGGTTAAGTTTATTCATTGTGCAGATTTGCATCTAGACAGTCCATTTGCATCAAAACAATTTTCAAGTCCGAATATCGTTAAAGATATGGAAAATAGTGCATACGAGAGTTTTAAAAAAATTATTGATTTGGCATTAAGAGAAGAAGTCGATTTCGTTTTGATTTGTGGGGATGTATTTGATAATCGAAATCGTACATTGAAATCAGAAATATTCCTTAAAGAACAAATGGAAAGGCTTCAAAAAGAGCAGATTTTTGCATACATTATTCATGGGAATCATGATCCATTATCTGAGCGTATTACAACAGAATTACCAGAAAATGTGACGGTTTTCTCAAATAAAGTAGAAACATATCAAGCGATTACGAAAAATGGGGAAACAATACATTTTCATGGTTTTAGCTATCAAAATAGTGAAAGCTATGAAAATAAAGTAGATGAATTTCCAACGAATGAAGACCGTGATGTGATTCATATTGGTTTATTGCACGGTACGTATAGTAAGTCTTCAGAAAGCCATCGCTATACAGAATTTCGATTAGAAGACTTAAATTCAAAGCTATATCATTACTGGGCTTTGGGTCATATTCATAAACGTGAACAGCTGAGTGATTTGCCAGAAATTCATTATCCTGGGAACATTCAAGGGCGTCACTTTAAAGAACAAGGTGAAAAAGGCTGCTTACTTGTCGAAGGAGATCATATTAAATTCAAGACGCAATTTGTACCCACTCACTTTGTGCGTTTTGATAGTGCAGTGATTGAAGTTGAAAATACGAATCGTCAGTATCTGTATGAAAAAATTCAAACATTTAAAAATAGTGTGCGTCATTTAGGACGTGCCATATATCGTTTGCAAGTCAATGTAAGTGGGGACAACCGCTTTGATTCACAAACGATTAACCAAGTTAAAGAAATGATTGCTGATTATGAGGAAAATGAGCATCATTTCGTGTTTATCGATGAATTAATCATTCATTATACTGAACTTGTCAGAACATCGATATCTAAAGAGTTCCCTCAAGAATTGTTGTTACAAGATGATATATACGAAAATGCATTGCAAGATTTGTATATGAATCCTAAAGCATCAAAGTATCTTGATCATTTTCAAAAATATGACCGAGAAGCATTAATCAATCGTGCCGAAAATATCATTTACACTGAGCTAAAGGGGGACGAATAA
- a CDS encoding AAA family ATPase produces the protein MKIKSVEIYGYGQFVQRRVEFNEYFTEIYGENEAGKSTLQAFIHSILFGFPTKREHEPRLEPRMGNHYGGRVTLIMDDSSEIVVERVKGSAQGDVKVYLPNGSIKDESWLKEHLNFIDKRTYQSIFSFSVLGLQDIHKHLTENQLQNFLMQAGALGSTEFIGMRDLISSKKQELYKKAGQNPEINRQIEELKNLELQIRDKSSELETYQRLTETRDKSQKRLDTLKQNLSHLNQFYEEKQKELALHDQVQEWKGLESDLNIEPLAFPEQGIDRYEAAKFQTQQLERDIGLREEKRIQLEHDNQALSIPKADHFKQIEALSKKEESIKQDEFDLKQMRRDIDHHQRDLEGLCHNIGWDKVYEGLDTSEVQVSYTSHLLKEYDEQLLTIQRLKHTHDEYQIETKTYENEINDLENQLVSEEDFEKKQIHEKQLLELNEKRNLFTKMKETFEQEYNEKQKKKHFMRIMLVFLAVVSLGLATFAFVTSNLLFSAAFAVLAVLCLLGLFLTKSKEVSYNQRFADEITELENQVTHLENAYNLDFNLNHQFQLRDQVAQRKQSLKILTLKFQNILQQLKQTEENIDVSRRKINDIKANIHVSENLSNDLLVDAFHTIQKINEHQEHLNELKESESHLVQSLEQFYTQAKEKVEMIFDHFNAEAMFHDLREWIKRVQSDSARFERNQEQIDLIQNEVKHLKSRLKENHLVIQNLFSSIGALDEESYYKHFDRYQTYQTRLSRFNDLTLYLENQDYGYEKSSKLSEKTTVQLETEFEKLSDQIDTYNENFLELQSEVSDLTAQINHMETDDTLRQLRHRFQLLRNQLNEKAEDWAALSYLEALVDEHIKQIKNKRLPQVVNEATHIYHELTEGQYEQVTYNDNQLMVRHKDGQIYHPIELSQSTKELLYIALRISLIKTLKPYYSLPIIIDDAFVHFDVQRKSKMIKYLRSMPENYQVLYFTCNRDSHIPAKQLVTLNKLEK, from the coding sequence ATGAAAATTAAGTCAGTTGAAATTTATGGTTATGGTCAATTTGTCCAACGACGTGTAGAATTTAACGAGTACTTTACCGAAATTTATGGTGAGAATGAAGCAGGTAAATCAACGCTACAGGCATTTATTCATTCTATATTATTCGGTTTCCCAACAAAACGCGAGCATGAACCAAGACTAGAGCCACGTATGGGAAACCATTATGGCGGACGTGTAACACTCATTATGGATGATTCAAGTGAGATTGTGGTGGAAAGAGTCAAAGGGTCAGCACAAGGCGACGTCAAAGTATATCTTCCAAATGGTTCGATTAAAGATGAATCATGGTTAAAAGAGCACTTGAATTTTATTGATAAACGAACGTATCAATCGATTTTTTCATTTAGTGTTTTAGGTCTTCAAGATATCCATAAACATTTAACTGAAAATCAGTTACAAAACTTCCTAATGCAAGCAGGTGCTTTAGGCTCTACTGAATTTATCGGTATGAGAGACTTGATCAGTAGTAAAAAACAAGAACTATATAAAAAAGCCGGTCAAAATCCCGAAATCAACCGACAAATCGAGGAATTAAAAAACCTGGAACTTCAGATTCGTGATAAATCATCTGAGCTTGAAACGTATCAAAGATTGACTGAAACGAGAGATAAAAGTCAAAAGCGATTAGATACTTTAAAGCAAAATTTAAGTCATCTGAATCAATTTTATGAAGAAAAACAAAAAGAACTCGCATTGCATGATCAAGTTCAAGAGTGGAAGGGACTTGAAAGTGACTTAAATATCGAACCGCTAGCATTTCCAGAACAAGGCATTGATCGATACGAAGCAGCTAAATTTCAAACACAACAATTAGAACGTGATATTGGTTTACGTGAGGAAAAAAGGATTCAATTAGAACACGATAATCAAGCTCTTAGTATTCCAAAAGCAGATCACTTTAAACAAATAGAAGCGTTGTCCAAAAAGGAAGAATCGATTAAGCAAGATGAGTTTGATTTAAAGCAAATGCGTCGTGATATCGATCATCATCAACGGGATTTAGAAGGATTGTGCCACAATATAGGTTGGGATAAGGTGTATGAAGGATTGGATACATCTGAAGTTCAAGTGAGTTATACGAGTCATTTATTAAAAGAGTACGATGAACAACTTTTAACAATCCAACGATTAAAGCATACGCATGATGAATACCAAATTGAAACAAAAACATATGAAAATGAAATCAATGATTTAGAAAATCAACTCGTATCCGAAGAAGATTTTGAGAAAAAGCAAATTCATGAAAAACAGCTATTAGAACTCAATGAAAAGCGAAACTTATTCACGAAAATGAAAGAAACATTTGAACAAGAATATAATGAAAAGCAAAAGAAAAAGCATTTTATGCGAATAATGTTAGTGTTTTTAGCAGTTGTTTCACTGGGTTTAGCCACTTTTGCATTTGTTACTAGCAATTTGTTATTTAGTGCAGCATTTGCAGTGTTAGCGGTATTATGCTTGTTAGGTCTCTTTTTAACTAAATCGAAAGAGGTTAGTTATAATCAACGCTTTGCAGACGAGATAACTGAATTAGAAAATCAAGTTACTCACCTCGAAAATGCGTATAATTTAGACTTTAACTTAAATCATCAATTTCAATTACGTGATCAAGTTGCACAGCGTAAGCAAAGTTTAAAGATACTAACACTGAAATTTCAAAACATATTACAACAATTAAAACAAACAGAAGAGAATATAGATGTATCACGTCGAAAAATTAATGACATCAAAGCGAACATACATGTATCTGAAAACTTATCTAATGATTTATTAGTGGATGCTTTTCATACAATACAAAAAATTAATGAGCATCAAGAGCATTTAAATGAACTTAAAGAATCAGAAAGTCATTTGGTGCAGTCACTTGAACAATTTTACACTCAGGCAAAAGAAAAAGTAGAAATGATATTTGATCATTTTAATGCTGAGGCGATGTTCCATGATTTAAGGGAATGGATTAAACGAGTTCAAAGTGATAGCGCACGTTTTGAACGAAATCAAGAGCAGATTGATTTAATTCAAAATGAAGTTAAACATTTAAAATCTCGACTAAAGGAAAATCATTTAGTTATTCAAAACTTATTTAGTTCGATTGGCGCTTTAGATGAAGAAAGTTATTATAAACACTTTGATCGTTATCAAACATATCAAACACGTTTAAGTCGATTTAATGATTTAACATTGTACTTAGAAAATCAAGATTATGGGTATGAAAAAAGTTCAAAGCTGAGCGAAAAAACAACAGTGCAACTAGAAACGGAATTTGAAAAATTATCTGATCAAATTGATACGTATAATGAAAATTTCCTAGAATTGCAATCTGAGGTAAGTGATTTAACGGCTCAAATCAATCATATGGAAACAGATGACACGTTAAGACAACTTCGACATCGTTTTCAATTATTACGGAATCAGCTTAATGAAAAAGCAGAAGACTGGGCTGCATTAAGTTATTTAGAAGCGTTAGTGGATGAACATATTAAGCAAATTAAAAATAAACGACTTCCTCAAGTTGTGAATGAAGCCACTCATATATATCATGAGTTGACTGAAGGCCAATATGAGCAAGTCACTTATAATGATAATCAATTAATGGTTCGACACAAAGACGGACAAATCTATCATCCAATTGAGCTTAGTCAATCAACAAAGGAACTTCTGTATATTGCTTTACGTATAAGCTTAATCAAAACGCTCAAGCCGTATTACTCACTACCAATTATAATCGATGATGCCTTTGTACATTTTGATGTTCAACGTAAAAGTAAAATGATTAAATATTTGCGTTCTATGCCAGAAAATTACCAAGTGTTATATTTCACTTGTAATCGAGATAGCCATATTCCTGCAAAACAACTTGTTACTTTGAATAAACTAGAGAAATAG
- a CDS encoding cation diffusion facilitator family transporter has translation MQLNYKISQAKKGATISIITYTFLTLLKVFYGWLSDSRGLMADGINNATDVISSVAILIALQISMKPVDKNHPYGHYRSEFIASLIASFIMFAVSVQVIITGIQHFYQGEFKSPSISSIVVGIISSLMMFIVFLYNRRLSQKVKSSALKAASYDNLSDALVSIGTVIGVIGVYLGIPMLDTIAAIIIGLLIMKTSIDIFKETAITLTDGYDEEELDYIKQIIQKVDHIKEIRDIKARSHGVISFIDVTIAVDPQLNVIESHEISDEIENHLQNYLGEVETIVHIEPFL, from the coding sequence TTGCAACTTAACTATAAAATTTCACAAGCTAAAAAAGGTGCTACTATTAGCATCATAACATATACCTTTCTTACTTTACTAAAAGTTTTCTACGGATGGCTATCAGATAGCCGAGGATTGATGGCTGATGGTATTAATAATGCAACTGATGTTATCAGCTCTGTAGCTATTTTAATTGCGTTACAAATTTCAATGAAACCTGTTGATAAAAACCATCCTTATGGACATTATCGCTCTGAATTCATTGCATCACTCATTGCATCTTTTATTATGTTTGCCGTTAGTGTACAAGTTATCATTACGGGTATTCAACATTTTTATCAAGGAGAATTTAAAAGTCCTAGCATCTCTTCAATAGTCGTAGGTATCATCTCAAGTCTTATGATGTTTATAGTGTTTTTATATAATCGACGTCTTTCACAAAAGGTTAAAAGTAGTGCTTTAAAAGCAGCAAGTTATGATAATTTGTCAGATGCCTTAGTCTCGATTGGTACAGTAATAGGTGTCATTGGTGTCTATCTCGGCATTCCAATGTTAGACACCATTGCAGCAATTATTATAGGATTATTAATAATGAAAACGAGTATAGATATTTTTAAAGAAACAGCAATTACATTAACAGATGGATATGATGAAGAAGAGCTAGATTACATTAAACAAATCATTCAAAAAGTTGATCACATTAAAGAAATTCGTGACATCAAAGCAAGAAGTCACGGCGTTATTTCTTTTATTGATGTCACTATAGCAGTTGACCCGCAACTAAACGTGATTGAAAGTCATGAAATTTCAGATGAAATTGAAAACCATCTTCAAAATTATCTAGGTGAAGTTGAAACGATTGTCCATATTGAGCCTTTTTTATAA
- a CDS encoding DUF445 domain-containing protein: MTPFLTIIVMIIIGAIIGGVTNMIAVKMLFHPFKAYYIFGKRMPFTPGLIPKRREEIATKIGQVVEEHLLTESLIREKLNSKNMISVMDETIHRQVELLRKDETTLQTLAEHLNIDVAEKGTAWITQLMDQKLTLKYLEHEHQKLTDVIPASIVEKIDQKIETVSDILLARAKAYLNSDKGYTDILDMLESFFVEKGKIIGMLQMFMTQEAIAERIQIELLRLTEQPKAQHILKEQIQKEYNRLKRMPLCDIVDRNQFNDLKHQMISYSISQVNLSKRVHQPVSQVFPDLFNALDDKGVRKISQLVISLLANRLTSILKQVNIRGLVEEQINRFELDYIERLIFEIANKELKLIMLLGFVLGGIVGLFQGLIAIFV, from the coding sequence ATGACACCGTTTTTAACAATTATTGTCATGATCATTATAGGCGCAATTATTGGTGGCGTAACGAATATGATTGCTGTAAAAATGTTGTTTCATCCTTTCAAAGCTTACTATATATTTGGTAAAAGAATGCCTTTTACACCTGGATTGATCCCTAAAAGACGTGAAGAGATTGCAACTAAAATAGGTCAGGTCGTAGAAGAACATTTATTAACTGAGTCATTAATCAGAGAAAAGCTAAACTCTAAAAATATGATAAGCGTAATGGATGAAACGATACATCGTCAAGTCGAACTTTTAAGAAAAGATGAAACGACTTTACAAACATTAGCTGAACATCTAAATATTGACGTTGCGGAAAAAGGAACGGCTTGGATAACGCAATTGATGGATCAAAAGTTAACGTTGAAATATTTGGAGCATGAGCATCAAAAGTTAACCGATGTGATTCCAGCATCAATTGTAGAGAAAATAGATCAAAAAATAGAAACAGTCAGCGATATTTTATTAGCAAGAGCAAAAGCGTATTTAAATTCTGACAAAGGATATACAGACATTCTCGATATGTTAGAGTCATTTTTTGTAGAAAAAGGAAAAATCATAGGGATGCTTCAGATGTTCATGACGCAAGAAGCTATCGCTGAACGTATTCAAATTGAGTTGTTGCGTTTAACAGAACAACCTAAAGCGCAACATATTCTAAAAGAGCAAATCCAAAAAGAATATAATAGATTAAAAAGAATGCCTCTTTGCGATATAGTAGATAGAAACCAATTTAATGATTTAAAACATCAAATGATTTCGTATTCGATCTCCCAAGTGAATCTATCTAAACGTGTCCATCAACCTGTAAGTCAAGTTTTCCCAGATTTATTTAATGCATTAGATGACAAAGGTGTTCGTAAAATCAGCCAGTTAGTAATATCACTTTTAGCCAATCGATTAACCTCTATTTTGAAACAGGTCAATATTCGTGGACTTGTTGAGGAACAAATTAATCGATTCGAGCTCGATTATATTGAAAGGTTGATATTTGAAATTGCAAATAAAGAGTTAAAACTCATAATGCTACTGGGATTTGTTTTAGGAGGTATTGTGGGTCTTTTCCAAGGATTGATTGCAATCTTTGTATAA
- a CDS encoding foldase protein PrsA: MNKGIKKIILPLTASAVLLGACGNNTPTSEDETLISSKAGNVKVEDVMKEIGNEQIASNSFKVLLNKILQDKYGDKIDSKSIDKEVDSEVKKYGGKDQFNTLLKQQGLTMDEYKEQRKTIEYQKELLNEKVDISDKEIKDNTKKASHILIKVKEDKNDKEGLSDKEAKKKIEDIKKQLDKDPSQFDKIAKNESMDSSKDNNGSLGYVVKGQMVEPFEKALFKLKDGQLSDVVKTDYGYHIIRADKPTDFNKKKSQLKEKLIQNQLQEKPEILTNAYKDLLDEYNVDYKNSDIKKAIEDNILNPEALKKQASQGQSNLGM; the protein is encoded by the coding sequence ATGAATAAAGGCATCAAAAAAATCATTCTTCCATTAACTGCAAGTGCTGTTTTACTTGGAGCTTGTGGTAACAATACGCCAACTTCTGAAGATGAAACACTCATTTCTTCAAAAGCTGGTAACGTCAAAGTTGAAGACGTCATGAAAGAAATTGGTAATGAACAAATTGCAAGTAATTCATTCAAAGTGTTACTAAATAAAATATTGCAAGACAAATATGGCGATAAAATTGACAGTAAAAGTATTGATAAGGAAGTAGACAGTGAAGTTAAAAAGTATGGCGGTAAAGATCAATTTAATACTTTATTGAAACAACAAGGTCTAACTATGGATGAATATAAAGAGCAACGTAAAACGATAGAGTATCAAAAAGAGTTATTAAATGAAAAAGTAGACATTTCTGACAAAGAAATTAAAGATAATACTAAAAAAGCTTCACATATTTTAATTAAAGTTAAAGAAGACAAAAATGATAAAGAGGGCTTGTCTGACAAAGAAGCGAAAAAGAAAATTGAAGATATCAAAAAACAACTGGATAAAGACCCAAGTCAATTCGATAAAATTGCTAAAAATGAATCAATGGACTCAAGTAAAGACAATAATGGTAGTTTAGGGTATGTGGTAAAAGGTCAAATGGTTGAACCTTTTGAAAAAGCATTATTTAAACTAAAAGATGGCCAACTATCAGATGTTGTTAAAACGGACTATGGATACCATATTATCAGAGCGGATAAGCCAACAGATTTTAATAAAAAGAAATCACAGTTAAAAGAAAAATTAATTCAAAATCAATTGCAAGAAAAACCAGAAATTTTGACAAATGCTTATAAAGATTTATTAGATGAATATAATGTTGACTATAAAAATAGCGACATTAAAAAAGCTATAGAAGATAATATCCTCAACCCAGAAGCGTTAAAAAAACAAGCTTCTCAAGGTCAAAGTAATTTAGGTATGTAA
- a CDS encoding response regulator — protein MSKIALVDDHYIVRQGLEFLLSTQEEIEVVGSYDNGQMLLDDLDNQVIQPELILVDLVMPGMNGITLIHHLKRNYPNIKILVLTSYVDEEHVLSAMNEGADGYEMKDVDPEQLMLSIKSVLSGTKMIHKDAQQVMDTVIKKPHMMNKLSKRETEVLKEMAKGKTNKEIAQTLFVSEKTIKTHVSHIFSKLNVTDRTQAAIYAMENKLI, from the coding sequence ATGTCGAAAATTGCACTAGTCGATGATCATTATATTGTTCGACAAGGTTTAGAATTTTTATTGTCAACTCAAGAAGAAATAGAGGTAGTTGGCAGTTATGACAATGGGCAAATGCTATTAGATGACCTCGACAATCAAGTGATTCAACCAGAACTTATTTTAGTAGATTTAGTAATGCCAGGAATGAATGGAATTACATTGATACATCATTTAAAACGCAATTACCCCAATATAAAAATACTTGTACTTACGAGTTATGTAGATGAAGAGCATGTCTTGTCAGCAATGAATGAAGGCGCTGACGGTTATGAGATGAAAGATGTTGATCCAGAACAATTAATGTTATCCATCAAATCTGTTCTAAGTGGGACAAAAATGATTCATAAAGATGCACAACAAGTGATGGACACAGTTATCAAAAAACCACATATGATGAATAAACTTTCTAAAAGAGAGACTGAAGTGTTAAAAGAAATGGCAAAAGGAAAAACAAATAAAGAAATTGCACAAACATTATTTGTTTCGGAAAAAACAATCAAAACGCATGTGAGTCATATTTTTAGTAAATTAAATGTAACTGATCGTACTCAAGCAGCTATATATGCAATGGAGAATAAACTGATTTAG
- the xdrA gene encoding XRE family transcriptional regulator XdrA translates to MDRQSFTELIQTKFKMVRIEAGYTQDTMALTIGLSKKTLVQIEKERVLPNWTTCVSICALFRDSEVLNSTFGCDPLEIIQTISRNQAAYPKHSTVSDIYWDTLDSKGGFILQANKVSELYRVLDTDKQPVFGTPKLREAETYFQRHVKEDLIRA, encoded by the coding sequence ATGGATAGACAAAGTTTCACTGAATTAATTCAAACCAAGTTTAAAATGGTACGTATTGAAGCGGGGTATACCCAAGATACAATGGCATTAACGATAGGATTATCGAAAAAGACATTAGTACAAATTGAGAAAGAGCGTGTTTTACCTAACTGGACAACGTGTGTGTCGATTTGTGCGTTATTTAGGGATTCAGAAGTCCTTAATAGTACATTTGGTTGCGATCCGCTTGAAATTATACAGACGATTTCACGTAATCAAGCTGCATATCCCAAACATTCAACAGTGAGTGATATTTATTGGGATACATTAGATAGTAAAGGCGGCTTTATATTACAAGCTAATAAGGTCAGTGAGTTATACCGTGTTTTAGATACTGATAAGCAGCCTGTTTTTGGTACGCCAAAACTTAGAGAAGCTGAGACTTACTTTCAGCGCCATGTAAAAGAAGATCTTATTCGCGCATAG